The genomic region CGATCGTGGATCGTGTCGGCGGCGGCGATTCCTTTGGTAGCGGCTTAATTTATTCCCTAATAACCGGCAAGGCACCACAAGAAGCAGTGGACTTTGCCGCCGCAGCTTCCTGCTTAAAACACAGCATAACCGGTGACTTTAATCTGGTTAGCGTGGATGAGGTGGAGCTCCTGGCGCGCGGAGACGCTTCGGGAAGGGTGCAGAGATAAATGGATGCTAAACGGTGTAAGCGTCAAATAGCACCCGCCTGGCCACTCCCCCTTTATGACCTACTCTACAGTGCTTTCAACCTTGTTTTAAACGGCGACGTGCTGAAAATCAAGAAAGGGGGCGGCTCCGGAAAGTGAACAGATAACAGTCGACAAAAAACCAAAAATGTACAACTCTGGTAAATGCTCAATAGAACCTAAATACTGAAACGAGGAAAAA from Bacillota bacterium harbors:
- a CDS encoding sugar kinase, yielding IVDRVGGGDSFGSGLIYSLITGKAPQEAVDFAAAASCLKHSITGDFNLVSVDEVELLARGDASGRVQR